One Tamandua tetradactyla isolate mTamTet1 chromosome 20, mTamTet1.pri, whole genome shotgun sequence DNA segment encodes these proteins:
- the LOC143664364 gene encoding olfactory receptor 2T3-like, producing the protein MYSGNQTAENQTSSTYFILVGLFGETRHAVLLYTLTFIFFLMALAGNTLLILLIHTEARLHTPMYLFISHLSLMDLMYISVTVPKMLLGQATGDNAISPVGCGVQMFFYLTLAGAEFFLLAAMAYDRYAAICRPLHYPLLMNQRVCQLLVSGCWFLGTVDGLLLTPITMSFPFCQSRKIQNFFCEAPALLKLSCSDISLYKMLMYLCCVLMLLIPIIIISSSYALILHLIHGMTSVEGRRKAFATCSSHMIVVLLFFGAAIYTYMLPSSYHTTEQDMMGSAFYTIITPVLNPLIYSLRNKDVTGALRSVMHSGMSLRRATNGKTWE; encoded by the coding sequence ATGTACTCAGGAAACCAAACGGCAGAGAATCAAACTTCAAGCACCTATTTCATCCTTGTGGGGCTCTTTGGGGAAACCAGGCATGCAGTCCTCCTCTATACTCTGACCTTCATCTTTTTCTTGATGGCCCTCGCTGGGAACACCCTTCTCATTCTCCTGATCCACACAGAGGCCAGGCTGCACACTCCCATGTACCTCTTCATCAGCCATCTCTCCCTCATGGACCTCATGTACATATCCGTGACTGTGCCCAAGATGCTCTTGGGCCAGGCCACAGGAGATAATGCCATCTCCCCTGTAGGCTGTGGGGTCCAAATGTTCTTCTACCTGACCCTTGCTGGAGCTGAGTTTTTCCTCCTGGCTGCCATGGCCTATGACCGATATGCTGCCATTTGTAGACCTCTCCATTACCCCCTGCTGATGAACCAGAGGGTCTGCCAGCTCCTCGTGTCTGGCTGCTGGTTCCTGGGCACAGTTGACGGCTTGTTACTCACCCCCATTACCATGAGCTTCCCTTTTTGTCAGTCCAGAAAAATCCAGAACTTCTTCTGTGAGGCCCCTGCCCTACTGAAGCTCTCCTGCTCCGATATCTCCCTTTACAAGATGCTCATGTACCTGTGCTGTGTCCTCATGCTCCTTATCCCCATCATAATCATCTCCAGCTCCTACGCCCTCATCTTGCACCTCATCCACGGGATGACGTCAGTGGAGGGCCGAAGGAAGGCCTTtgccacctgctcctcccacatGATCGTGGTCCTACTATTTTTTGGAGCCGCCATCTACACCTACATGCTCCCCAGTTCTTACCACACAACTGAGCAGGATATGATGGGGTCTGCCTTCTACACCATAATCACCCCTGTGCTGAACCCCCTCATTTACAGCCTCAGGAACAAAGATGTCACAGGGGCTCTAAGGAGTGTGATGCACTCAGGAATGAGCCTAAGAAGAGCCACAAATGGGAAAACCTGGGAGTGA